The genomic DNA GGCGAGCAATGGCGACACCCCAACCTGATTGGCCGATATCTGCCCCGGGTTTCCGAACAACACATTGCTAGGCGTGTCGCTGCCGGTGAGGGGCGACACCGCCAACCAACAACGGCGAGAAGAACGCGGGAACAGCATCCCCGTTTGCGCAAACGCAGGGCCCATGGTGGCGTCCAGTCCGCCGTATCGCAGTGCCAATCCCAGCGCCATCATCGCCGCAATGGTCACCAGAAACACGCGCACAGCAGCCAGCGTCTGCCAGTAAGTGCGCGCAATCGCGCTCACGTTCATGCCGGAGCAGTGCGCCCGATAGCAGGCCGGTGAGCAACGGTGCCGTGCCGATGGCCGACAGCCAGTTGAGTGTGAAGATCGCGTCTTCGGCCTTGGCTACGGCCGCCACCGGGCGGCGTGCGCAGCACCCGCTTGATGCAGATACGGCACGGTGAAGGTCATGATGGACTGCGC from Gemmatimonadaceae bacterium includes the following:
- a CDS encoding L-lactate permease; this encodes MSAIARTYWQTLAAVRVFLVTIAAMMALGLALRYGGLDATMGPAFAQTGMLFPRSSRRCWLAVSPLTGSDTPSNVLFGNPGQISANQVGVSPLLAAAANSSGGVRAL